A segment of the Trifolium pratense cultivar HEN17-A07 linkage group LG7, ARS_RC_1.1, whole genome shotgun sequence genome:
ATTTTAAACGTGTAGTAATCATCCTTCAACCTTTTGTAGTATCTACGCTCATAGTATTCCAAATCAGATTCACCACGCGTATGTTCTGATTTTATGTAGGTAACAATAGTTTGGTTGTTATTACGAACCCTAATAACCGGAATTCGTTCTCCTCCCCTATTCGGATTGATTCTGTTGTTGTTAACGTTGTTGGATAACGTCGTCATCTGTGTTGTCAGAGCGGTGATGGCCCCGGTTAAACCCGCTATGGCACCATCAAACTCTGTTTTCGTCACCGGTtgatctcccatctgatcacgttagaaaagaacaggagaaacctgctctgataccaactgacgcagtacggaagcgctaggttagcaaaacgctaaacttaatggataaagacaagccgcaaacacaaacttgtcaaaatagggtttcggagtccaccgaaagagtaatttggagtccaccaaatttgagaaaattctctataattttattgaatgaaaaagttgccttcaaggctacaatagtttaccttaaatagtagtgaaaaataaaaataacaaatcttctaaaagattgtaaaaataaaaataacaaacctagctaaataaaaataacaaatctacctaaaatataaaaataactaatctaggtgaaatataaaaataagaaatctacctaaaatataataaaactaaatctaactaaaataataaaatactgaagaaatcctcctacatcaatTAAGTGGGCCAATTCCTTCTAAAATTTCACTTTTGAGAAACTTAACTGACGTGTATGTGCGGTATTTTATATACTGATAAAGCAATGATTgaaatttaacttttattttagtaTGTTTACTTATATTCGATTTAAATGTGATGTTCAGGAGAATTagtgatttgaatggatttgcATATGCACCTTTGCCACAATTTAATAACATGCCATTGTTAAAAAATCTGTGAGTTGATTCCTCTGCTTCTTtcagaaatagaaaataaaaaaccagaAAGAGAGGcactcataataatataatatgttGTTGTCTATCTTATTGTTTCACAGGATTCTGAGGAACTGCAAAATCAATGGGACACTGCATGATTATCTTGGGACTATATCAACATTAAAACACTTGTAATTGCTTACTTGCTACATTTTGTTTGACTCTAACATTTTAAGTTTCTTTTGTTAAGTTTAGCTTATTCTATACTTCGGTATATTTGTGTTTCGTAACTAGTGCTTTGGTAGATATAACATTTATTTTGCTCTCCAGCCTATCATGACAATTTTTCTTTGTAGCTTTTTTTCTCATTCTTAATATGATATCGCTTTCAGAGACCTCAGCTTTAACAACATAAGTGGAGCAATTCCGAGTACCTATGCTGAGACGAACGGTGTGAAATTCATGTATGAAATTCATTGTAGTTTCTTAGTGCAATTTTTTTGGCGTATATTTTTAATAGTATATCTGTTGGCTACTTTACACCAACAACTCTAGTTTCAACTTTCAGACTGAACTAAGGTATCTAAATTATCCTACTTAGATTCATGAGGATTAAACTCGACCTAAAGGAGCTCAATTAGTCTAgaccaagtttccaatgttatAGTAAAGGATGACTCatgtttaaatttaattaatcatatGGTTGCAATACTTTAGGTGCTAGGAATATTTCTGCTAGGTATATTTTGTGTATAAAGACTAAACAAACATCTGTCATTGGATTTCGTTTCAAACGTTCAGGCAAATGTATTTGCACCTTTTTGAAGCAACATTTGTCTGTCAAAAGGATCACATGCCCTTTCCATCTGAAAAGGAAAAAATCTAAGATAAAATCTAAGTGTGATAATGAGTGTCTAAGTGACAAGTTtaggattttttgtttttccattGTCTTAGTCGGGTATCTAAGAATTAAAACACTTTTCTGTATAGAAGGGTCCCTCAATGTTCACTTCAGTATATATTAAGCTTTGCATATTAATATCTTGATATtcttttgtgtagatttttaacTGGAAACCTTCTCACTGGATCGTTACCTAATTGGAAAAAGAACATCgacgtgtaagttatttttctaTTACTACTTGTAGGATTCCTTGGATTGAAAACATACTTAATTTATGCTGCAATATTACTGTAAACATATCATCCCTTTCTTTTTTACTACCTTTCTAAGTTGACTTTGCCTTTTCTTTTTGATTGCTTCTCTGCCTTTTCCCCTGCTTATCCGTATAGTTTTTTGTTTCTGCTTGCTTTAAGTGTATGACCACCAAGCACCAACTACCGAAATGATTAACTATTTATCACAAATTTAAAGCTTctaaataatatgaaaataatatCTAATGCATTAAAGCTTTTCTCATAAGTACTACAGTTTAGTCCTTTGTTATTTTTCTCCTGATGAACTCTAGTGCTAGTTCCATAATCATGAGTTTAGTGTCCCTTAGCTTCAAGTTCAAAACACCCTTAATCACTCCACTCTCCTAAAGCTGCTGGGACAGCAGGGTTATGTTGCTCTGAACCAATGTTTAGGCTGATTGTGTATAACTTATGTTTCATGTCTTTGGTTTACTTAATATTATATCTCCAAAATTCCATTCTAAGTGTCAACTAGTAGATAAAAAAACACTCTTCTTAATCCATTTGCATTCTATTGTGATTTATTAAGGGATCAGTTTTTACTTCCTTCCAATTGAAGGTTTAGTTAAGGGTGAGCTTATTTcttgttttgaatcttttaTGCTGTTGGAGCATAATCATGCAATGGTTTACTTAAGATATTAATATTCTTATGTTTCTTTGTTGTCACCAAATATTTCATACAATAACTTAAGTTTCTGATTGTCATATTCTGAATCAAATTTTATGACTTGTATATAGAGATATTTCATACAATAACTTAAGCAACAGCCAAGGGAATCAGATATGTCAAAGTGATAAAGTGTAAGAATCCTTGCATTTGTGTACATATTTTTTGCAAACTTAACAACTTTTCTGAGACAGTACCTGTTTACTTATGTCATGTAGGAACTTGTTTTCTCCGACATTGGCACACAATAACATGTAAGTTTAGTCTTATAAATACtaaaacatgtatatatatatatatatatagccatTCCATTTCCCTTTTATTATGTATGAATCTTCTTATACAAATCATGCTAACATATTCTATTCCTTCCAGAGGAACAAATTCGTGTTTGAGAGAATGTCCCAAACGTAAGTTTCTTCACGGTGACTTTCCTATAGACAGCTAAGATCTCACTTTGTTCTTacatttttttgataaaaaaaacatagaagtACAAGAGCAGAGGGTACCAAAGACAACCATGCTTATTACCAAAAGCATGTTATAATATCTTAAGAATGTATAGAAGAGCAATGATTATCTAGGTTAACAATATTAATCCACTCAATGGGTTCACAGATGTTAGatcactttttcttctttttttttatcataattttttttttttattaacccaCTCGGGTTGGTTtggtggtattggcttgggacctgggagtgtgctccttcttaaggtctcaggttcgattctctctggtgccaatttgggtatGCTaattttagcttcttcaaagAAGAAAAGATCTTGATTCCGAGAAAATGTTTCATATTAGAGGTATAGATGGAATTCAAAATGTTTTCTTTAAGTTTCTTGGTTCCCTAAATTTAATTTACAATAGTTCAATCATGATATTGTAGATTTTTCAGCACAACTAGGAATTTGTTGGATCGAAACGACAAATAGCTAGTTGTCTTGTTGCCTAAATATACTTTGGGCAAACTACAATCAGGCTATATGTTTGAAAAATATCCGCAGCAATAaattgtgtattttgttttacTAGCTAGAGTGTTATATAATCCCCCATAATAGAAACATGATAGTTAGAAAGAGAGGCATTTtgaatggaaaaataaaatttcaacgaataaatttttcattatttgattttcttagTATCCTTAATATTTCCAAAGTTGCTCACATGATCTTCTCTACCCAGCCTTGTACTCCCTTTATATAAATTGTGGTGGAAAGCAAGCAACAGTcaacaaaacaacttatgactaTGATTCCGAATCATCTGGAGCAGCTAAATTCCATGTCAGTCCAACAGGAACTTGGGCATTTAGCACCACCGGTATATTCATTGATGGTGATCAACTTGGAGAAACTTATCCCCCGCAAAATATCACTACACTTACTATGGCAGATTCTGAATTGTACACGAATGCACGTGGTTCTCCTATTTCTTTGACTTATTATGGGTTTTGCCTGGCAAATGGAAGCTACACAGTGAAACTACATTTTGCTGAAATAATGTTCAGAGATGATCAAACGTATGGTAGTCTCGGAAGGCGCGTATTTGATATCTACATTCAGGTAAATGCATGGTTTAACAATTTTATTTCAGTAGTCACTTGGTGtttcataaaaaagaaattaaggcTATTAGTCAGGTGATCACTAGGTTCATAGGGAAATCGTCAAACTATTTTTCCGAATTAAAATACATAGAATATCTCACTAACAACTGAATCTTTTTATGGTAAGCAGTTGTTCACTTGTTTAGcattatttataaaatcaaattcGACAATATTTTTACAACAAACCGATGCATAATATACTTGTAGGCTGTAATCATCACAAAGTATTAAGGTTGTGATTGAAATGTTGCAGGGAAATTTGGTGCAAAAGGATTTTAATATTGCAGAAGAAGCAGGAGGAGTTGGTAAGAAAGTCATAAAACTGTTCAAAGATGTTGATGTTACTAGTAATACCTTGGAGATCCGCCTGTATTGGGCTGGAAAAGGGACGCAATCTCTCCCAAATAGATCAGTATATGGTCCTCTTATATCAGCAATATCTGTGGAGTCTGGTGGGTTATACTTTGTACCCTTCCAAATCTTATGCTATGATCTCTTCTATGatctaatattttaaatgtgttgTATAATAATCCAGCAGACTCTCCACCTGGAAGCATATCTGCAGGAGCTGTTGTTGGAATTGTGGTTGCAGCAACAGTTATTATTATCATTCTAGTATTtggtatactttggtggaaaggatgttttggaaagaaaaactcaTTAGCAAGAGGTGATTAcaaattaatttcttttgttgCCACTATTATCAAACTTTTTGCCAACACGTGAAATATTCAAAGATTAAAAAGAAACTTTGCACATGTGTAACCCAGTAAGTTTGAGTATGTACACTTTTATTAGTACATCATGTTATGGAACCTGAGACTAGTTTTATCTTGTTAAAAAGGATGTTGCAAGTTTACAAGAAATGAATTGTCGATGCAGAGTATCCATGTGCAATTTTATTAGTATAACAGATCTTTAATCTTTCTTTTACTTCAATTTACAGAGCTAAATAGTTTAGACCTACAGACCGGTTTATTTTCCTTAAGACAAATCAAAGCAGCGACAAATTACTTTGATATTTCCAATAAGATTGGAGAAGGAGGATTTGGTCCTGTGTACAAGGTATTATGCATATAACAAATCCACTTGAGTGTCATAGTTTTATATAATCTACAtgtatttttcataaaattccTTTTCAACTTCTAACAGCATATCATTCCTCAAAATGCAGGGATGTTTACCCAATGGGACATTGATAGCAGTCAAGCAACTTTCTTCTAAATCAAAGCAAGGGAATCGTGAGTTTTTAAATGAGATAGGCATGATTTCTGCTTTGCAACACCCTTATCTTGTTAAACTCTACGGTTGCTGTATGGAGGGAGATCAGTTGTTGCTGATATATGAATACTTGGAAAACAATAGTCTAGCTCGTGCTTTATTCGGTAATTTTTCCTGTTTGGTCAACTTCGGTTTGCTATTTATTTGATATTTCACATTTTCTAACATAGTACATGACTATGTAGTATCATTGTATGATTCTTATTACATTCATAAATAAAGGTCCAGAGGAACACCAAATTAAATTAGATTGGTCTACGAGGCAGAAAATTTGTGTTGGCATTGCTAAAGGTTTGGCATACCTCCATGAAGAATCAAGACTGAAGGTTGTTCACAGGGACATCAAGGCCACTAATGTATTGCTTGCTACGGATCTCAACCCAAAGATATCTGATTTTGGTTTGGCCAAGCTGGATGAGGAGGATAATACTCACATTAGTACCAAAATTGCTGGGACCTAGTGAGTAACTATAATTCTCGACTTCTccaagttaattaaaaaatactgcaaaaaattatcaaattcaaTGTTGTATACTTTTATCAAGTCATTCCAATGATATGTTCTAATTATGCAGTGGATATATGGCTCCTGAATATGCAATGCATGGTTATTTGACGGACAAAGCAGATGTTTATAGTTTTGGAATTGTTGCCTTGGAGATCGTTAGTGGAAGGAGCAACACCATGCATCGGGCAAAGGAGGAAGCATTCTATATTCTTGATTGGGTAATTAACCTTCTTATGTTCTCAATTGGTCATGTAAATTTGATTATCTATTGTACTATCTAGTTACACTTCGTTTTGTGTCATACATATATTGTTCTTCATTTTGCATCTAATTATTCCATTCTAAAAGAGAATAAAATCATTTATCGTTTTCCTTGTCCAGACAAAAACTTAGCAATAGTATATACATACAATTAAGAAAAGAATgctaattttgaaaatatatgaaaaaaattctgTTATTGGAAAAACCCAAGTCCCGCATTGAAAAATGATATGGgcctgaaattttttataaagagAGACACCCCTCCTCACCTTATAATccagttttgtaaggatgagttaagtCCAATATAAAATCCTAATAGGACTCCTGAAACGGGTTGTCTTCTAACCCGGACCATTAAAACGGGTCTTCTTGACCCGCAATTGTAGGAATAAATCAACAACCCTAGCACGCCGTCGCGACCTCCATGGCTGCGTCCAGTATTGCAGAATCGTTAGAAATCGTTAGATTACACGATTTCACGATTAAAAGGTACGATTATGAACGATTTTGCAAATCTACGATTCTGGGCATGAGCGTAATTTTTGTTGCTGTTCTGAATTGTAAAATCGTACGATTTTGCGATTTTAATCCCGATTTTAACTACCATGAATAGGAGTATTACATTTCAAAAAAGGATGTACTTTTTAATATCTCTAGAAGAGTAGTTGTACAAGACATTATTTTATAGTTACTATCGATTTCTAAAATCTTAATATCATGAAGCATCTAAGTGAAATCATGTTGGTCTTTActtattaaaaagaaatatgAGTAGCTTCATACTTTGAAGATTTTTAGAAATTGAATGTCACAAACATCAAGTTGGTCTTTCTTTATAGTAAATGACTTGGGTTTAAAAGCAAACTattcattgttttttctttcaacagGCACATTTGTTGAAAGAGAGAGGTGACCTAATGGAGCTAGTTGATAGAAGATTAGGTTCAGATTTCAACAAAAAAGAAGCTATGGTGATGATCAATGTGGGTCTCCTATGCACCAATGTAACTTCAACCCTTAGGCCTTCCATGTCGTCAGTTGTAAGTATGCTTGAAGGAAGGACTGTGGTTCCAGAACTTGTTTCAGGTTCAAGTGAAGTAATGGATGAAAAGAAGTTGGAAGTAATGAGGCAGCATTACCATCAGATTGACGAAACTACGATAACTAAGTCACAAACACAAAGTCAAAGTTTATCAATTGACGGGCCATGGACtgcttcatcttcatcaactgACCTTCATCCTATCCGCAATGATTCTTCCTATCGGGAAGAAAGAAATTAATAGTCTTTATCGATAAATAATTGCATTTAGTGTCATGTGCCAAGTATTATGAAGTCAAAATACAAATACTGATAAACAATTCCATCACATGTGAAAGTTCAAACTCCTAATACATATACTTAGCAAGGCTCACAGGATTAGAACTAAGAAAACTATttattagcttcttcaaaaaaaagaaaactatttATTATTGAAAAGCACATGCAGCAGTTCTCGGGGCTGTCTGTTCGATTGTTATCTAAACAGCACTTCGTTATATTGGTGCCTAAGATGTACAGAAAGACAGCGGTTCTGATGCAAATATAGGATAGAAGTTTTGTATTGTTGCTATAAGAGATTATGGTTCTTACCTTAATGTCACAAAGAGAATACTTTTACatgtaattttatattcatGCATATAGTCTTTAACAGTTTACTCTCTAATGTATACCTATCATCAATCATCATTAACCTCTTTTTCTCCTCATTTCAGACTTCATATGTTCACCtttgaatttttctttgatattgTTTTTACTTCTTTGACTTCATTTACCaagtttaaattattattatcattactTTACAATCAAAACACAGAAAGTCAACTATATTCTCTGATTAGAGACAAAATGTATATTACTGAATTTGCAACTTGTGTaagaaaattaaacaaaactACAAGGAAATGAGTACCTAACACATATTTCAAGATTTACAACGTGTATCCCCCTGTATACTTCATCTTAATTCATATATTTAACTCAAGTACCCTCCTTCAAGAAACCTTAAATTTAACTCAAATAGCCTCCAACTACATATGTACAAGCTGGCAACATGTTTAAGATTTCATTACATTTTTAACTACATATATACACTTATTATTTACttctcataagtcataaccTCATTCTTTCTCTTCAACTCTTTGTCAACAATATATACACACATATAACATAGTCTTTTTCTCTTGctatttcatttcttttcacTTTCACATTGAAAAACTGATTTCATTTTCTTCCACTTATTGACTTCAAATATAAAGCTTATCATTATGAACATGTCTTTGCCTCTATTATTCCATCTTTTTCTTCTTGTCTTTTGTTTTATCTCTTCATTTGCTAGTGGAGCTACACTATTAGAAGAAGAAGGTATGTACCTTATATAGGTATCTCTCCTGGTAAATTATTATCACCACAACATACATTACTAGAAAATCTTAAATTATTGATCAATATTTAGagactaaataaataaaattgatcttCAACTTCTGCGCCTTTAACACTAATTAACGACCAAATTCGGACATTTTTTTGTCGCTAATTTAACTTTTTGCACGACATTATGATTGCAAGTTTGCAACATTATGAAGATATATGTTGGTTTGGAATACACAAATTGGTCTTATTTTTTGCGTCTCTAACACTTAGCGACGAAATTCAAACCCCCTTTTTTTTCATCTCTAGTTTTTGTTactaattcatattttttagtaTAGTATgaaaaagttcaattttaatttactaAGACATTAATGTTTGCAACATTATGATGATGTAAATATGTTGGTTAATTTTGATTGAATGAATATACACAGTACAAGTTATGAAAGACATAGGAAGGACACTTGGGAAGAAGGATTGGGATTTCAGCAAAGATCCATGTAGTGGAGAAAATAATTGGACATCTTCTGTAAAAGTGAAAGGGTTTGAAAATGCTGTGACTTGCAATTGTTCTTTTGCCAATGCAACTATCTGCCATATTGTTAGCATGTATGTCCCCTTATCTCCACATTTGTGtctattttttgtgtttgtaagaTCTCCTTTTTGTatgtattttaagttttaactatGTTATTTGTATGAACAAATATCCTTCTTGTGAGTAAAACTAAAGAGTTAAATGCAGTTTCACTCTCTCAAGTTGcataattgtttgattttttttccctcaaatttcaattgctcgattttaacCTTCTAATTAAATTTCATAGTTGCTCGATTTTGATCCCACAAAATTCAATTGTTCAATTTTGGTCCCTCAAGTTTATCTCTTTCGCATTTACTAGCTAGTCAcccattgattttttttccttacaaATTGCTtttgtgacattttaaaattaaaaaaatattttgaaaataaaaaaagaaattaaaatgaaaaagatgttttaaaaaaacacttgtaaaataaaaaaaaaattatgaaaataaaaaaattggttgtttttttaaataaaaaaatagttatttttcaaaaattgattttttttaaataaaaaatagttaactTTTAGGTAGTTAAAAAGTCGACCTGCTTTATTCACCGTGCTTTCCTTCTGTGTTGATTATCCATTTGATCGGCACCATGATTCATGCTTCTAGCTACTACCAACACTTGCCTATAAAATCCCAAAcactttttctctttttctctaAATATGGATTTAATGTTCTATTCTAGATAGAGATATCAAAGCATAAGTATTTCAGAACCTTCCTTAATCTAATTTCCTAATTATTTTGTACATCATTGTTTTATCTTTTCTGCTGTCGAAAAGTGGAAGATAATGGAGTAACATGTCACGGGGGAATCTTGTTGTAGTAGTTTGtagtgatgatgatgttgtttaTGGTAGTCAGCAATTGACAGAGGTTGTGAGAAAAGAGAGGGAGGGGATTAAAGTCTGAGTGCTACAGAAACTAGGAGGGAGAAGATTTATGAAGAGTGAGAGGAGTTTTGATGAAGAAgagataaaatcaaatatagagCAAAAAGTGGGGGAATTAGTTGGCAAGTGAaagattaatattttgtttaatattttaaatcaagaaaatgacatggcaaaatgaaaTAATATTACTGGATGTTTGTGTTAACACATTTTTAGATGATCTGTGCATCCTCTTTAAATCTAACTTAtaaaagtcaactttttatttctttttttacttttctataggagaaaatataaatattaaatgagtCTTGCTATATGACATTCTTTaaacattatattttaaaaaaaaaaattattcaaaaaaattaaacactacaCAAGGCGTTGATAAGTTGTTATTTTTGAgttgaatttgaaaatgatttgATAGCAAATGTGAGACTATTTGATGAATGATCTTACAGTGTTTTGAAGTCACAAAATCTTTCTGGCACACTTCCAAGGGAATTTGTGAAATTGCATTACCTCCAACAACTGTATGTTATTCTAAACCTTACTAAATTTGTAATTAATCATCATAATTTGAGTTATGTAATTCATTCTTTTACTTACTTACAGTGATCTCACGCGTAACTACCTTAATGGTACAATCCCTTCACAATGGGGTTCCATGATCAATCTTGTCAACATGTATTTTCCCTTTACCCATCTACTTACTTACagttataattattttcatgttttatttcatttttggaTTAATGCTTTTTCCTTAATTTTGTCACAGTTCACTATTAGGAAATCGATTAACTGGTCAAATTCCAAAAGAACTTGGAAAAATCATCACCCTCAAAAGCTtgtaagtcatttttctcatgcaaaatttgtatattttatcAACGAACTTATAATtaaagtttgaaatttgaaatgcATAGGGTTTTGGAGTTCAATCAATTATCTGGGAAGCTTCCTCCAGAGCTTGGGAATCTTCACCAACTTGAAAGACTGTAAGCCCCTTTCTCCAACTACAAATTGATCACAATTTCAATATTCAATGTTGTCAAATGACGGCTATAGCAGTGAATCAGTGATTAGTATAGCGCGATTTTAACTAAGTGCTATTGTTTTGCGATACATGATTTAGTTCTAAGTTTTGTTGATTAGCGGCCACCATTCAAGCATATTGGAATTTGAACCATCTTTTTTTTTCGATCCTCGATTAATGACACTGCTACATTTTGTTTGATAtggttgatttatttttaactaCAGAAAATTGTATCTTTGGTGTTCATTGAGATTTTTTTAGTCTACACTTTTATGTCTTTGATTATGATTCTTTGAAGTGATTAGATGATCatatttgtgaggaaattgttTCCAATTTCATAGATTGCTATACCTAGAAAATAAGTATGATTTTACCGGTTCAAAATTTTACTCAATAAAATGCTCATACCCTCAGAGAATCTTAATCCCTAATTCCAATTTCAATGTTGTTGTAGGCTCCTTACCTCCAACAATTTTACTGGAAATTTGCCTGCAACATTTGCTAAGCTCACTAAATTGAAGCAAATGTAAGCAATCATTTCTTTAGTTGTTTTCGAATTTTCATTACACTAAATTACATTCACTATATTGTTGTTCATATCAAGATTAAATGACATTTCTTTGTTTGGTGTTACCCAGTCGACTCGGGGACAATCAGTTCTCTGGAACATTGCCTGGTTTCATTCAGAGTTGGACAGGTCTTGAAAGGCTGTAAGAACCTTTTCTTTCTTGTTGTGAAATTCTAAATAATCAGTTTTTCCTAGTTGAATTGCATATTATTTATTGgtttattgaatgaaaatgaCTTTTAATTGTGGCAGGGTGATGCAAGGGAGTGGTTTGAGTGGCCCAGTTCCTTCTGGAATTTCATATCTGAAAAACCTCACTGACTTGTAAGTATGATATTTATTGGTGTGGTCTATGTAGCACTGACACTTCATATTGATGGTTTGTTCGTTCATATTTATGGGGTGTTCGGTGTTTGACATTAACCCGACACTGACATACGTATTTACATTtaatcatttcaattttttcaaattattacttGTGCCTGCATGTCAGTTTTGATTCTGGTGTTTAAATTTGTCAGTGCTTTGTAGATTGTGGTCAATGATTCTTTTTCCTTTCCTTCTTTTATTGAGTTTCACAATACT
Coding sequences within it:
- the LOC123894917 gene encoding probable leucine-rich repeat receptor-like serine/threonine-protein kinase At3g14840 isoform X2 gives rise to the protein MNTSSQFLFLSLIVIWFISLLAFGATTIHPDEKKALEAIAESLGKKDWNFDIDPCSNKPNWATPKPTPLTPRLSIVENNVTCNCSVAGDNFCHVVSITLKGQNLPGTLPPELSRLHYLQIIDLSRNYLNGTIPKEWGSMANLLNITLPSNRLTGSIPVEIANISTLIQLDLTANQLSDNIPGELGNLTQIRTLRFSSNNFTGELPATLAKLTTLLDFQISDNHFPGKIPDFIQNWTNINSLSIQGSGLSGPIPSKISLLRNLTDVRISDLNGFAYAPLPQFNNMPLLKNLILRNCKINGTLHDYLGTISTLKHLDLSFNNISGAIPSTYAETNGVKFIFLTGNLLTGSLPNWKKNIDVDISYNNLSNSQGNQICQSDKVNLFSPTLAHNNIGTNSCLRECPKPLYSLYINCGGKQATVNKTTYDYDSESSGAAKFHVSPTGTWAFSTTGIFIDGDQLGETYPPQNITTLTMADSELYTNARGSPISLTYYGFCLANGSYTVKLHFAEIMFRDDQTYGSLGRRVFDIYIQGNLVQKDFNIAEEAGGVGKKVIKLFKDVDVTSNTLEIRLYWAGKGTQSLPNRSVYGPLISAISVESDSPPGSISAGAVVGIVVAATVIIIILVFGILWWKGCFGKKNSLARELNSLDLQTGLFSLRQIKAATNYFDISNKIGEGGFGPVYKGCLPNGTLIAVKQLSSKSKQGNREFLNEIGMISALQHPYLVKLYGCCMEGDQLLLIYEYLENNSLARALFGPEEHQIKLDWSTRQKICVGIAKGLAYLHEESRLKVVHRDIKATNVLLATDLNPKISDFGLAKLDEEDNTHISTKIAGTYGYMAPEYAMHGYLTDKADVYSFGIVALEIVSGRSNTMHRAKEEAFYILDWAHLLKERGDLMELVDRRLGSDFNKKEAMVMINVGLLCTNVTSTLRPSMSSVVSMLEGRTVVPELVSGSSEVMDEKKLEVMRQHYHQIDETTITKSQTQSQSLSIDGPWTASSSSTDLHPIRNDSSYREERN
- the LOC123894917 gene encoding probable leucine-rich repeat receptor-like serine/threonine-protein kinase At3g14840 isoform X1, whose translation is MNTSSQFLFLSLIVIWFISLLAFGATTIHPDEKKALEAIAESLGKKDWNFDIDPCSNKPNWATPKPTPLTPRLSIVENNVTCNCSVAGDNFCHVVSITLKGQNLPGTLPPELSRLHYLQIIDLSRNYLNGTIPKEWGSMANLLNITLPSNRLTGSIPVEIANISTLIQLDLTANQLSDNIPGELGNLTQIRTLRFSSNNFTGELPATLAKLTTLLDFQISDNHFPGKIPDFIQNWTNINSLSIQGSGLSGPIPSKISLLRNLTDVRISDLNGFAYAPLPQFNNMPLLKNLILRNCKINGTLHDYLGTISTLKHLDLSFNNISGAIPSTYAETNGVKFIFLTGNLLTGSLPNWKKNIDVDISYNNLSNSQGNQICQSDKVNLFSPTLAHNNIGTNSCLRECPKPLYSLYINCGGKQATVNKTTYDYDSESSGAAKFHVSPTGTWAFSTTGIFIDGDQLGETYPPQNITTLTMADSELYTNARGSPISLTYYGFCLANGSYTVKLHFAEIMFRDDQTYGSLGRRVFDIYIQGNLVQKDFNIAEEAGGVGKKVIKLFKDVDVTSNTLEIRLYWAGKGTQSLPNRSVYGPLISAISVESADSPPGSISAGAVVGIVVAATVIIIILVFGILWWKGCFGKKNSLARELNSLDLQTGLFSLRQIKAATNYFDISNKIGEGGFGPVYKGCLPNGTLIAVKQLSSKSKQGNREFLNEIGMISALQHPYLVKLYGCCMEGDQLLLIYEYLENNSLARALFGPEEHQIKLDWSTRQKICVGIAKGLAYLHEESRLKVVHRDIKATNVLLATDLNPKISDFGLAKLDEEDNTHISTKIAGTYGYMAPEYAMHGYLTDKADVYSFGIVALEIVSGRSNTMHRAKEEAFYILDWAHLLKERGDLMELVDRRLGSDFNKKEAMVMINVGLLCTNVTSTLRPSMSSVVSMLEGRTVVPELVSGSSEVMDEKKLEVMRQHYHQIDETTITKSQTQSQSLSIDGPWTASSSSTDLHPIRNDSSYREERN